In Companilactobacillus allii, one genomic interval encodes:
- a CDS encoding DUF871 domain-containing protein: MLGISIYPNKATTEENIAYLQLAAKYGFKRVFASLLEVTPDNKDEVLGQFKKIFTVANDLKMRVTLDVNPRLFGVLGVDYHNLTLFKEIGASAIRLDANFDGLTESLMSFEDSGLDIELNLSSDAGNIENIMSYAPNNKRLSGCHNFYPQRFTGLDLDFFTKCSAKYKKLGLRTAAFVTSQVATTGPHPFNDGLPTLEMHRDLPIEVQAKHLLATGLIDDILISNQFASETELKKLSQINQDQLSLAVDFASNVTQIEKDILLNYQHFYRGDINSYSVRSTFVKLKYKNESIPANNTIEELHPGDITIGNDSFGQYKGEVNIVKQAMPNIDQHKNVVGHVAEVEQFLIPYIKPWMKFRFETFKP, encoded by the coding sequence ATGTTAGGAATTTCAATTTATCCCAATAAAGCTACTACTGAAGAAAATATTGCTTATCTACAGTTAGCAGCAAAATACGGATTTAAGCGGGTCTTTGCGAGTCTTTTAGAGGTAACTCCAGATAATAAGGATGAGGTATTAGGACAATTCAAAAAGATTTTTACCGTTGCCAATGATTTGAAAATGAGAGTTACTTTAGATGTTAATCCTAGATTATTTGGAGTTTTAGGAGTTGATTATCATAATTTAACATTGTTCAAAGAAATTGGAGCTAGTGCTATTCGTCTAGATGCAAACTTTGATGGATTAACCGAATCATTAATGAGCTTTGAGGATTCAGGACTTGATATTGAACTTAATCTGTCATCAGACGCAGGTAATATTGAAAATATTATGTCATATGCCCCCAACAATAAGCGATTGAGCGGTTGTCACAACTTCTATCCACAACGTTTCACAGGACTTGACCTAGATTTCTTCACTAAATGTAGTGCCAAATATAAGAAACTAGGATTAAGAACAGCTGCTTTTGTAACTTCACAAGTAGCAACAACTGGTCCGCATCCATTCAATGACGGATTACCAACTTTGGAGATGCATCGAGACTTGCCAATTGAGGTTCAAGCCAAACATCTTTTAGCTACCGGATTGATTGATGATATTTTAATTAGTAATCAATTTGCTAGTGAGACTGAATTGAAAAAATTGAGTCAAATAAATCAAGATCAATTGAGTTTAGCAGTTGATTTTGCTTCAAATGTTACACAAATTGAAAAAGATATTTTATTGAATTATCAACATTTCTATCGTGGTGATATTAACAGTTATAGTGTTAGATCCACTTTTGTTAAACTTAAGTATAAGAATGAGAGTATTCCTGCTAATAATACGATTGAAGAATTACATCCAGGAGATATTACAATTGGTAATGATTCTTTCGGTCAATATAAAGGAGAAGTGAATATTGTTAAACAGGCAATGCCAAATATCGACCAACACAAGAATGTTGTTGGGCATGTGGCTGAAGTTGAGCAATTTTTGATTCCTTATATTAAGCCTTGGATGAAGTTCCGATTTGAAACTTTTAAGCCATAA
- the murQ gene encoding N-acetylmuramic acid 6-phosphate etherase — MNDKIDSLTTEQQNPDSTNLDQMSTEEIVRLINKEDGKISDSIKSQIPNITKAIESVVDSFQKNGRLIYMGAGTSGRLGVLDAAECVPTFGTDPEMVQGLIAGGKRAMTDAVEGAEDSYELGETDLKNIKLTANDTVVGIAASGRTPYVIGALKYAQLKGSHTVSLACNKNAKISSYSDIAIEVNAGPEVLSGSTRMKSGTVQKMVLNMISTTSMIKIGKVYKNLMIDVKPTNEKLVQRAKRIITLATGVDDKKAAQLFLDSGKDVKVAIVMALTDFSAEDAVKKLKDSKGFVRGAIN; from the coding sequence ATGAATGATAAAATCGATTCGTTAACGACAGAGCAACAAAATCCAGATAGCACTAACTTAGATCAGATGTCTACAGAAGAAATAGTCCGACTTATTAATAAGGAAGATGGTAAGATCAGTGACAGTATTAAGTCTCAAATTCCGAACATAACTAAGGCGATTGAATCAGTCGTAGATTCATTTCAAAAAAATGGACGTCTTATTTATATGGGAGCAGGAACTAGCGGAAGACTTGGTGTACTTGATGCAGCTGAATGTGTTCCAACATTTGGAACTGATCCAGAAATGGTACAAGGACTAATTGCCGGTGGCAAAAGAGCTATGACTGATGCTGTCGAGGGTGCTGAAGATTCATATGAACTCGGAGAAACTGATTTAAAAAACATCAAATTGACCGCTAACGATACAGTAGTGGGAATTGCGGCTAGTGGACGTACACCTTATGTAATTGGAGCTTTGAAATATGCCCAATTAAAAGGAAGTCACACGGTAAGTTTAGCCTGTAATAAAAACGCCAAGATTAGTTCGTATTCAGATATTGCCATTGAAGTAAATGCTGGTCCGGAAGTATTATCTGGTTCTACAAGGATGAAGTCGGGAACAGTACAAAAAATGGTATTAAATATGATCTCAACGACATCAATGATAAAAATTGGTAAAGTATATAAAAATCTAATGATCGATGTAAAGCCTACTAATGAGAAGCTAGTCCAGAGAGCTAAGAGAATTATTACCTTAGCAACTGGGGTTGATGATAAGAAAGCTGCTCAGTTATTTTTAGATTCTGGTAAAGATGTTAAAGTTGCTATTGTTATGGCTTTGACAGATTTTTCAGCGGAAGATGCTGTTAAAAAGCTTAAGGATTCTAAGGGATTCGTTCGTGGAGCAATCAATTAA
- a CDS encoding BadF/BadG/BcrA/BcrD ATPase family protein — MTEFSIGIDCGGTHTVAIAYDQHADMLRKSVQGPANLAVDPTEAVKNIHAAILAITQSLNEKDCNKILIGIAGLSAFNEIEQLIAELDFPNLDIKIINDAQLALIARLKGQNGLVAIAGTGSVVTGIVDNRSVRVGGWGHLLGDEGSGYQISKLAFQQVTKETDLDEISNFSKAFLKEIGAKNITDLISIFYKLNKKEVANFTPFVLKEAKDGDKVAQSIVETATKGLADQINLAMNKTDWQKSTLNLAFSGSVVEKSSYYRQLLIKKINCEHQEINILPVESDFNNAIAVIYAK; from the coding sequence ATGACAGAATTTTCTATCGGTATTGATTGTGGTGGGACTCATACAGTTGCAATTGCCTATGATCAACATGCTGATATGTTGAGGAAAAGTGTTCAAGGACCGGCAAATTTGGCTGTTGATCCAACTGAAGCTGTAAAGAATATTCACGCAGCTATATTAGCAATCACGCAGAGTTTAAATGAAAAAGACTGTAACAAAATATTAATCGGAATTGCTGGATTAAGTGCCTTCAATGAAATTGAACAGTTGATTGCTGAGTTAGACTTTCCCAATTTGGATATTAAAATAATTAACGACGCTCAATTAGCTTTGATTGCTAGATTAAAGGGACAAAATGGCCTGGTGGCAATTGCTGGCACTGGATCAGTCGTAACTGGCATAGTTGATAACAGATCTGTTCGAGTCGGTGGATGGGGACATTTACTTGGAGACGAGGGTAGTGGTTATCAGATAAGTAAATTAGCGTTTCAACAAGTCACTAAAGAAACTGATTTAGATGAAATATCTAATTTTTCTAAGGCATTTCTAAAGGAAATCGGAGCTAAGAATATAACGGATTTGATTAGTATTTTTTATAAATTAAATAAAAAAGAAGTAGCTAATTTCACTCCATTTGTTTTAAAAGAAGCAAAAGACGGTGATAAAGTTGCTCAAAGTATTGTTGAAACTGCTACTAAGGGATTGGCTGATCAGATCAATCTTGCTATGAATAAAACTGATTGGCAGAAATCAACATTGAACTTAGCTTTTTCTGGTTCTGTGGTTGAAAAGAGTAGTTATTATCGACAACTTTTGATTAAAAAAATAAATTGTGAGCACCAAGAAATTAATATTTTACCAGTAGAATCTGATTTCAATAATGCGATTGCAGTGATTTATGCGAAATAA
- a CDS encoding SLAP domain-containing protein: MKKENILLGTAMAVLLAPAVLSNVSQNVQASSSMVGVVKRNGGALVDGNGSAVNRSLGNFTSWKLGISKTINGSLYYKVATNEWIKADSVVVDNNTDIVKMSGYVGTVLHGGASVVDDNGNYDGNYLGNYTSWKVNAKKTINGAVYYRVATNQWVDAGSMNVGYSGGNTQTTTPATNITKIPGYIGSVLHGGASVVDDNGNYNGNYLGDYTSWKVDAKKTVNGTVYYRVATNQWVSQESMSVGAPAVQKTQYSNSNVASTFSIKSSALRDFYDSSTNTYVHNPYGAGSPYNVSKIVKNINGAYYFQVEPNLWLPASTFDAQSAETLSNAVYEPYFATNVTK; the protein is encoded by the coding sequence ATGAAGAAGGAAAATATTCTATTAGGCACAGCCATGGCTGTACTTCTTGCACCGGCAGTATTGAGCAATGTTTCTCAAAATGTACAAGCAAGTTCAAGTATGGTCGGGGTTGTTAAAAGAAACGGTGGAGCTTTAGTTGACGGCAATGGTTCAGCAGTAAACCGTAGCCTAGGTAACTTCACCTCATGGAAATTAGGGATTTCAAAGACAATTAATGGCTCACTTTACTATAAAGTAGCTACTAATGAATGGATAAAGGCTGACTCAGTTGTCGTCGACAACAACACTGATATCGTTAAGATGTCTGGATATGTTGGTACCGTTCTTCACGGTGGAGCATCTGTTGTAGACGATAATGGTAACTATGATGGAAATTACTTAGGTAACTATACTTCATGGAAAGTTAACGCCAAGAAGACCATCAACGGAGCAGTCTATTATCGAGTAGCTACTAATCAATGGGTCGATGCAGGATCCATGAATGTGGGCTACTCTGGAGGCAATACACAAACTACTACTCCAGCAACAAATATAACAAAGATACCCGGATACATCGGAAGTGTTCTTCACGGTGGAGCATCTGTTGTAGATGATAATGGTAACTATAATGGGAATTACCTGGGTGACTATACTTCATGGAAAGTTGATGCTAAGAAGACTGTTAATGGAACAGTCTATTATCGAGTAGCTACTAATCAATGGGTCTCACAAGAATCTATGAGTGTGGGTGCTCCAGCAGTGCAAAAAACTCAATACTCTAATTCAAATGTTGCATCAACATTCAGTATTAAGAGTTCAGCATTAAGAGATTTCTATGACTCTTCTACTAACACTTACGTACATAATCCATACGGTGCAGGTTCTCCTTACAATGTTTCAAAGATCGTTAAGAACATCAATGGTGCTTATTACTTCCAAGTAGAGCCAAACCTCTGGCTTCCAGCAAGTACATTTGATGCTCAAAGTGCAGAAACGTTGAGTAATGCTGTTTATGAACCTTACTTTGCTACTAACGTTACTAAATAG
- a CDS encoding ABC transporter ATP-binding protein: MADEREKIVQVRHLKQYFNIGKPNEVKAVDDVSFDIYKGETFGLVGESGSGKSTTGRSIIRLYNPTDGQILFNGQDISKIKSHGPQMKNFRREMQMIFQDPYASLNPRMKVKDIIAEGLDVHGLVHNDEEREKRVRELLDMVHLNPEHMTRYPYEFSGGQRQRIGIARALAVEPQFVIADEPISALDVSIQAQVVNLMQDIQKEQGLTYMFIAHDLSMVKYISDRIAVMYRGKIVELADSDEIYDNPLHAYTQSLLSAIPVPDPAIERTRQRIDFDHSQPFSDDQSLQEVLPGHFLYCNAEKAASFK, from the coding sequence ATGGCAGATGAAAGAGAAAAAATCGTTCAAGTTAGACATCTAAAACAATATTTCAACATTGGCAAACCTAACGAAGTAAAGGCTGTTGATGATGTTTCATTCGATATTTATAAAGGTGAAACCTTTGGACTAGTTGGTGAATCTGGTTCTGGTAAGAGTACTACTGGTCGTAGTATTATCAGACTTTACAATCCAACAGATGGACAAATCCTATTTAACGGCCAAGATATCAGTAAGATCAAGAGTCATGGTCCCCAAATGAAAAACTTCCGTCGTGAAATGCAGATGATCTTCCAAGATCCATATGCATCTCTAAACCCAAGAATGAAAGTTAAAGATATTATCGCTGAAGGCCTTGATGTTCACGGACTTGTTCATAATGATGAGGAACGTGAGAAACGTGTTCGTGAATTATTAGATATGGTTCACTTGAATCCAGAACATATGACACGTTACCCTTATGAATTCTCTGGTGGACAGAGACAGCGTATCGGTATCGCTAGAGCCTTGGCTGTTGAACCACAGTTTGTTATTGCCGATGAACCAATCTCAGCCCTTGATGTTTCCATTCAAGCTCAAGTTGTTAACTTGATGCAAGATATTCAAAAGGAACAAGGACTTACATATATGTTCATCGCCCATGACCTTTCAATGGTTAAGTACATCAGTGATCGTATCGCTGTTATGTATCGTGGTAAGATCGTTGAACTAGCTGATTCAGATGAGATCTATGACAACCCCTTACATGCTTATACACAAAGTCTTTTGTCAGCGATTCCTGTTCCTGATCCTGCTATCGAAAGAACTCGTCAAAGAATTGATTTTGATCACTCACAACCTTTCAGTGACGATCAATCATTACAAGAAGTTCTGCCCGGTCACTTCTTGTATTGCAATGCTGAAAAAGCAGCATCGTTTAAGTAA
- a CDS encoding ABC transporter ATP-binding protein, with translation MDKILEVKDLHVNFATYNGTVQAIRGVSFDLNAGETLAIVGESGSGKSITVRSILQLLAKNSDIAKGSILYHGDDLLQKSEKEMDSIRGNKISMIFQDPMTSLDPTMTIGKQVAEPLLIHNNVSKKDAMKRAEEVLRLVGIPNPTERMKDYPHQFSGGQRQRIVIAIAIVDYPEILIADEPTTALDVTVQAQIIDLLKELQQKIGTSIIFITHDLGVVAGIADRVAVMYAGKFVEYGSVNDIFYNPQHPYTWGLLDSMPTLETSESDHLNSIPGTPPNLLNPPKGDAFAPRNKYAMEIDEEEQPPFFKVSKNHYAATWLLHPNAPKVDPPASIKQRFERYQKLGGSAK, from the coding sequence ATGGATAAAATTCTAGAAGTAAAAGACTTGCATGTTAATTTTGCGACATACAATGGTACTGTCCAAGCTATTCGTGGGGTGAGTTTCGATCTTAACGCCGGTGAAACCTTAGCTATCGTTGGTGAATCTGGCTCTGGTAAATCAATTACCGTTCGTTCCATCCTACAATTATTGGCAAAAAACTCAGATATCGCAAAGGGAAGCATTCTCTATCATGGAGATGACCTCCTACAAAAAAGTGAAAAGGAAATGGATTCGATCCGTGGAAATAAGATCTCTATGATCTTCCAAGATCCCATGACTTCACTTGATCCAACTATGACAATTGGTAAACAAGTTGCTGAACCACTATTGATTCACAACAATGTTTCCAAGAAAGACGCTATGAAGCGTGCTGAAGAGGTACTTAGATTAGTTGGTATCCCTAATCCTACAGAGCGTATGAAAGACTACCCTCACCAATTTTCAGGTGGTCAAAGACAACGTATCGTCATTGCTATCGCAATCGTTGATTATCCAGAGATCCTTATCGCTGATGAACCAACCACTGCCCTTGACGTTACTGTTCAAGCTCAAATCATTGATCTATTAAAAGAGTTACAACAAAAGATTGGTACTTCGATTATCTTCATCACCCATGACCTTGGTGTTGTGGCTGGTATCGCTGATCGTGTGGCTGTTATGTACGCTGGTAAGTTTGTAGAATATGGTTCTGTTAATGATATTTTCTACAACCCCCAACATCCTTACACTTGGGGACTACTAGACTCTATGCCTACACTTGAAACTAGTGAATCAGACCATCTGAACTCAATTCCCGGTACTCCACCTAACCTTTTGAATCCACCTAAGGGGGATGCCTTTGCACCACGTAACAAGTACGCAATGGAAATTGACGAAGAAGAGCAACCACCATTCTTCAAAGTTTCAAAGAATCACTACGCAGCTACATGGCTATTACATCCAAATGCACCAAAAGTTGATCCACCTGCATCAATCAAACAACGTTTTGAAAGATATCAAAAGTTAGGAGGCAGTGCTAAATAA
- a CDS encoding ABC transporter permease — translation MEQIPNVPKEKFKLIHDENNNEQEKIGTPALTYLQDVRRRLFSNRVAVVCLILLTIIVLISIFAPLVAPHNPNAQQVTLSNLPPKLGNLNIPGFNGYQNMGGKMIDAYKEAGASKGSYYLLGTDYLGRDLLSRIIYGTRLSLVVAILATLVDLIIGVPYGIISGWKGGITDTVMQRIVEIVSSVPNLIVVILMMIVLKPGLGSIVIAIAITGWVTMARLIRAQTFQLKEQEYVLAARTLGESSSKIATKHLIPNLSSTIIIQTMFTIPNAIFFEAFLSFIGIGIPAPNASLGTLLSDGQKAFRFLPYQMWAPAIILSIIMIATNLLGDGLRDAFDPQSDD, via the coding sequence ATGGAACAAATTCCAAATGTACCAAAGGAAAAATTCAAATTAATCCATGATGAGAACAACAATGAACAAGAAAAGATCGGCACACCTGCTCTTACATATCTACAAGATGTTCGTCGCCGTCTATTTTCAAACAGAGTCGCTGTAGTATGTTTGATACTTCTTACTATCATCGTCTTGATCTCAATCTTTGCCCCACTTGTTGCACCACACAATCCTAATGCCCAACAAGTTACATTATCTAACTTACCTCCTAAACTAGGTAATTTGAATATCCCCGGATTTAATGGCTACCAAAATATGGGTGGTAAAATGATCGATGCCTATAAAGAAGCTGGAGCATCTAAGGGTTCTTATTACCTACTAGGTACTGATTACCTAGGTCGTGATCTATTATCAAGAATCATCTATGGTACTCGTCTTTCACTAGTTGTTGCTATCTTGGCTACACTTGTTGATTTGATCATCGGTGTTCCCTACGGTATCATCTCAGGTTGGAAAGGTGGTATAACTGATACAGTTATGCAACGTATCGTTGAAATCGTATCATCAGTTCCTAACTTAATCGTTGTTATCTTAATGATGATCGTTTTGAAACCAGGTCTTGGTTCTATCGTTATCGCGATCGCCATTACCGGTTGGGTCACAATGGCGCGTCTGATTCGTGCTCAGACATTCCAGCTCAAAGAGCAAGAATATGTCTTAGCTGCTAGAACACTTGGCGAGTCATCAAGTAAGATTGCTACTAAGCACTTGATTCCTAACCTATCTTCAACAATTATCATTCAAACAATGTTTACAATTCCTAATGCGATATTCTTTGAAGCCTTCTTGAGTTTCATTGGTATTGGTATACCTGCACCAAACGCCTCATTAGGTACATTGTTATCAGATGGCCAAAAGGCATTTAGATTCTTGCCATATCAAATGTGGGCACCAGCAATCATCTTAAGTATTATCATGATTGCCACAAACCTACTTGGTGATGGTTTACGTGATGCATTTGATCCACAGTCTGACGATTAA
- the opp3b gene encoding oligopeptide ABC transporter permease, whose protein sequence is MAKYILKRIFYLFLTLFIIATLTFFLMKLLPGTPFSNQNRMSPDQLKIVKAQYGLDQSVFVQYVRYMGGLLQGNLGTSFQFNNEPVTSLIGQRLAPSMQIGAQAMIVGTVLGILLGAIAAIRKNTWVDTLATFVSILGLSIPSFVLAVLLQFYLAYKWRIYPVALWDNFQSSVLPTLALAALPLGNVARFMRTEMVDVMSSDYIELAKSKGNSSWKVVTKHALRNSLIPVVTIIGPMAVSVMTGSMVVENIFSIPGIGEQFVKSITTNDYPTIMGLTIFYSFLLVVVILIVDILYGFIDPRIRLGNGGKE, encoded by the coding sequence ATGGCTAAATATATTCTTAAAAGAATTTTCTACCTGTTTTTGACCCTTTTCATCATTGCGACTTTGACTTTCTTCTTAATGAAGCTACTACCTGGTACTCCGTTCTCTAACCAGAACCGTATGTCACCAGATCAATTGAAGATTGTTAAGGCTCAATATGGCTTGGATCAATCAGTATTTGTTCAATATGTACGTTATATGGGTGGTCTATTACAAGGTAATCTTGGAACATCATTCCAATTTAACAATGAACCTGTTACATCACTAATCGGTCAACGTCTTGCCCCATCAATGCAAATTGGTGCACAAGCTATGATCGTTGGTACAGTTCTTGGTATCCTTCTAGGTGCCATTGCTGCTATTCGTAAGAACACATGGGTCGATACACTTGCTACATTCGTATCAATTCTTGGATTATCGATTCCATCTTTCGTTCTAGCTGTTCTATTACAATTCTACTTAGCCTACAAATGGCGCATTTACCCAGTTGCTCTATGGGACAACTTCCAATCAAGTGTGTTACCAACACTTGCCTTAGCTGCTTTACCTTTAGGTAACGTTGCTAGATTTATGAGAACTGAAATGGTCGATGTTATGAGTAGTGATTATATTGAGTTGGCCAAATCAAAAGGTAACTCAAGCTGGAAGGTAGTTACAAAACACGCCCTTCGTAATTCCTTGATTCCAGTTGTTACGATCATCGGACCTATGGCTGTTTCAGTTATGACTGGTTCAATGGTTGTTGAAAATATCTTCTCAATTCCCGGTATTGGTGAACAATTCGTTAAGTCGATCACGACTAATGACTACCCAACGATCATGGGACTTACAATTTTCTATTCATTCTTGTTAGTTGTAGTTATCTTGATTGTCGATATTCTCTACGGATTCATCGATCCAAGAATTAGATTAGGAAACGGAGGTAAAGAATAA
- a CDS encoding peptide ABC transporter substrate-binding protein: protein MKFKKYLLAMLPILAIALVLTGCGSSTEKDDKDTLSISSSDVIATMDSSLNTDVIGAQGLTDTMEGLYRFDGKTLQPAIAKKIVKPTNNGKTYTFDMKHTKWSNGKAVTAQDFVYAWRRTVDPKTASQYAYIYSGIKNADAINSGKKPVNTLGIKALGKYKLQVTLEDPIPYFNKLMANSTFFPQYKSAVEKAGKQYGLKSAGMVFNGPFKLTNWTVSDNSWTEVKNKDYWNAKAVKLNKVKYYVVKDNNTGLNLYDANRINRLQKISGDTARQVSSYKTFSNDKMASNFYLEFNQKKYKFFKNEKIRQAISMSINREQLTNNVLGKTGGIERTIVPSGMSYDPKTNVDFTKEPELKSVSKYTEYNPKLAAKLWKEGIKETGQKNLNFTLLGDDTDGAKKQNEYIQGQLEKNLPGLNLTLQNVPFKSRLDKSTSGNFDIVVTGWNADYPDPVTFLDIFTTGNPQNNGKYSNPEYDALIKKSKTTDANNEDARWEDLVQATKLLAEDSGVVPLYQYYQANLTRTNVKNYRISPNGSYNLVTVYKK from the coding sequence ATGAAATTTAAGAAGTATCTGCTAGCCATGTTACCAATTTTGGCAATTGCGCTAGTTTTGACAGGTTGTGGATCATCAACTGAAAAAGATGATAAAGATACTTTATCTATCAGTTCCAGTGATGTTATTGCAACAATGGATTCGTCACTGAACACAGATGTTATCGGTGCTCAAGGTTTGACTGATACTATGGAGGGGTTGTACCGATTCGACGGTAAAACACTACAACCTGCTATAGCTAAGAAAATCGTTAAGCCTACTAATAATGGTAAGACTTATACATTTGATATGAAACATACTAAGTGGTCTAACGGAAAAGCCGTTACCGCTCAAGACTTTGTCTATGCATGGCGCAGAACAGTTGATCCAAAGACTGCTTCACAATATGCATACATCTACTCCGGTATTAAGAATGCAGATGCAATCAATTCCGGTAAGAAGCCTGTCAATACCTTAGGTATTAAGGCACTTGGTAAGTACAAATTACAAGTAACACTGGAAGATCCTATTCCTTACTTCAACAAGTTGATGGCCAATTCAACGTTCTTTCCTCAATACAAATCAGCAGTTGAAAAAGCCGGCAAGCAATATGGATTAAAGAGTGCCGGTATGGTCTTCAATGGACCATTCAAATTAACTAACTGGACTGTTTCAGATAATAGCTGGACTGAAGTTAAGAACAAAGATTATTGGAATGCCAAAGCTGTTAAGTTAAATAAGGTTAAGTACTACGTTGTTAAAGATAACAACACTGGCTTGAACCTATATGACGCCAACCGTATCAACCGTCTACAAAAGATCAGTGGTGATACAGCTCGTCAAGTATCTTCATACAAGACATTCTCAAATGATAAGATGGCAAGTAACTTCTATCTTGAATTCAACCAAAAGAAATACAAGTTCTTCAAGAATGAGAAGATCAGACAAGCTATCTCAATGTCGATCAATCGTGAACAATTAACAAATAATGTCCTAGGTAAAACTGGTGGTATCGAACGTACTATTGTTCCATCAGGAATGTCTTATGATCCTAAGACAAATGTCGACTTCACCAAAGAACCAGAACTTAAATCAGTAAGTAAATATACAGAATACAATCCAAAGCTCGCTGCTAAACTTTGGAAAGAAGGAATCAAAGAAACCGGTCAAAAGAACCTTAACTTCACATTACTAGGTGATGATACCGATGGTGCTAAGAAACAAAACGAATATATCCAAGGCCAACTTGAAAAGAATTTACCAGGCTTGAATCTTACATTACAAAATGTTCCATTCAAATCAAGACTTGATAAATCAACAAGTGGTAACTTCGATATCGTAGTTACTGGTTGGAACGCCGATTATCCAGATCCCGTTACATTCCTAGATATCTTCACAACAGGTAATCCTCAAAATAATGGTAAATATTCAAATCCTGAATACGATGCCTTGATCAAGAAGAGTAAGACTACTGATGCTAATAATGAAGACGCTAGATGGGAAGATTTAGTACAAGCTACTAAGCTACTCGCAGAAGACTCTGGTGTTGTTCCTCTATACCAATACTACCAAGCTAACTTAACAAGAACTAACGTTAAGAACTACAGAATTTCACCAAATGGTAGTTACAACCTTGTCACTGTATACAAAAAATAA
- the hflX gene encoding GTPase HflX, with the protein MENTTNGKERVIVAGVSHKQVDFDYTMEELGSLVEANNMEVADVIKQNVDSVSAKTYFGSGKVTEIKEIANADDVTTIVLNDELTPSQIRNLEKETKLSFMDRTELILQVFSNRAHTRQAKLQVEIAKLQYQLPRIHPSGNPLDQQSSSGGLANRGAGETKLELDRRVIRKRITYLKDQLKTVDKTINVQSRRRTNTSLPLVSLVGYTNAGKSTTMNGLLNFNKEESEDRKVFEKDMLFATLDTSVRKIDLEDNTSFLLSDTVGFVSKLPHNLIESFKTTLKEAKDADLLVQVIDVSDEHWKNMLEVTEKTLNEVGVTGKPMIYAFNKADLKAGQVFPTIEGDNIYYSALDPDSIKKMVDLIKLKLFAEYKLVDLLIPYDQQKFTEEILKNSQIISKEFTNDGSVLKANLSPDELEKYERFIQVNV; encoded by the coding sequence ATGGAAAATACAACAAACGGTAAAGAACGCGTAATCGTTGCTGGAGTTAGTCACAAACAAGTAGACTTTGACTACACAATGGAAGAATTGGGCTCTCTAGTTGAAGCCAATAATATGGAAGTAGCTGATGTCATCAAACAAAACGTTGACAGTGTCAGTGCTAAGACTTACTTTGGTTCTGGTAAAGTTACCGAGATCAAAGAGATCGCCAATGCCGATGATGTTACTACGATCGTCTTAAACGACGAACTTACACCATCACAAATTAGAAATCTTGAAAAAGAAACCAAACTAAGCTTCATGGATCGAACAGAACTAATCTTACAAGTATTCTCTAACCGAGCACATACTAGACAGGCCAAGTTACAAGTTGAAATCGCCAAGTTACAATATCAACTACCAAGGATCCATCCCTCAGGTAATCCATTGGATCAACAATCTTCATCCGGTGGTCTTGCCAACCGTGGTGCTGGTGAAACAAAGCTAGAACTTGATCGTCGAGTAATTCGTAAACGGATCACTTATTTGAAGGATCAACTCAAAACTGTCGATAAAACTATCAATGTTCAAAGTCGTAGACGTACTAATACTAGCTTGCCTCTAGTCTCTTTAGTCGGCTATACAAACGCTGGTAAATCAACGACTATGAATGGACTTCTAAACTTTAATAAAGAAGAATCAGAGGATCGCAAGGTCTTTGAAAAAGATATGCTCTTCGCTACACTAGACACTAGTGTTAGAAAGATCGATCTTGAAGATAACACTAGTTTCTTATTGTCCGATACAGTCGGCTTTGTTAGCAAGCTACCTCATAACTTGATTGAGTCTTTCAAAACAACTTTGAAAGAGGCTAAAGACGCTGACTTATTGGTTCAAGTAATAGATGTTAGTGACGAACATTGGAAGAATATGTTGGAAGTTACTGAGAAAACATTGAATGAAGTCGGCGTTACAGGCAAGCCAATGATCTACGCATTCAATAAGGCTGATCTTAAAGCTGGACAAGTTTTCCCTACTATAGAAGGAGATAATATTTACTATTCGGCACTTGATCCTGATTCAATCAAGAAAATGGTTGATTTGATCAAATTGAAACTATTCGCTGAATACAAATTAGTCGATTTATTGATTCCTTATGATCAACAGAAATTCACTGAAGAAATATTGAAGAATTCACAAATCATCAGTAAAGAATTCACCAACGATGGTTCAGTTTTAAAAGCTAATTTAAGTCCCGATGAACTAGAGAAATATGAGCGATTTATCCAAGTAAACGTATAG